One window of Heliomicrobium undosum genomic DNA carries:
- a CDS encoding energy-coupling factor ABC transporter substrate-binding protein: MNWLRNKLVLITAALFLTGVPLVMHFTGDFAGADDQAGEMVQTIAPDYKPWFESLWEPGEEAEPLLFGFQAAAGAAFIAYYFTRRRKSSGSDMSAGSGMGGGMGRNSVGNA; the protein is encoded by the coding sequence ATGAACTGGCTGCGGAACAAGCTTGTCCTGATTACGGCTGCCCTTTTTCTGACGGGCGTTCCCCTGGTCATGCATTTCACCGGCGATTTTGCCGGCGCCGATGATCAGGCAGGCGAAATGGTGCAGACCATCGCCCCTGATTACAAACCCTGGTTCGAATCCCTTTGGGAACCGGGAGAGGAGGCAGAACCGCTTCTCTTCGGCTTTCAAGCCGCCGCCGGCGCCGCCTTTATCGCCTACTACTTCACACGCCGCCGCAAGAGCAGCGGATCCGACATGAGCGCCGGTTCCGGAATGGGCGGCGGCATGGGGCGCAATTCCGTCGGCAACGCCTGA
- the cbiQ gene encoding cobalt ECF transporter T component CbiQ — MLYTIDQWAWANKLRDKSPTGKGLAALAGLLASLLSPTPWLPGLITLLSGALIVFAARVPLSIFVKLLTVPGLFLFTGCITVAFSPSPLDPVAQVTIGPYTPGISAAGLEQAGILFFRSLGATASLYFLVLTTPMVDVIELAARLRTPKIVTELMLLIYRFIFVLMETTQAIVVAQESRLGYSTKANSLRSLGILAANLFVRSLIRSRELYIALSARGYEEELRVLPRARTP; from the coding sequence ATGCTCTACACGATCGATCAGTGGGCTTGGGCCAACAAACTGCGGGACAAATCGCCGACTGGGAAAGGGCTTGCCGCCCTGGCAGGGCTGCTGGCTAGCCTCCTCTCCCCCACGCCCTGGCTGCCCGGCTTGATCACGCTCCTCTCCGGCGCGTTGATCGTCTTCGCGGCCCGCGTACCCCTGTCCATCTTCGTAAAACTGTTGACTGTGCCTGGCCTCTTCCTCTTCACCGGGTGCATTACAGTGGCCTTTTCGCCATCCCCCCTTGACCCCGTGGCGCAGGTGACTATCGGTCCCTACACCCCTGGCATATCAGCTGCCGGTCTGGAACAGGCTGGCATCCTCTTCTTTCGATCCCTCGGCGCCACAGCCAGCCTCTATTTTCTCGTGCTTACCACGCCGATGGTCGATGTGATCGAACTAGCGGCCCGCTTGCGGACGCCCAAGATTGTGACGGAACTGATGCTTCTCATCTACCGCTTCATCTTCGTGCTCATGGAGACGACTCAGGCCATCGTCGTGGCCCAAGAGTCCCGACTCGGCTACTCCACGAAAGCCAACAGCCTTCGCTCCCTCGGTATCCTGGCGGCCAACCTATTCGTCCGCTCCCTCATCCGTTCCCGTGAGCTCTACATCGCCCTGTCGGCCCGGGGGTATGAGGAAGAGCTTCGTGTACTGCCACGCGCCAGAACCCCTTAA